In Gimesia panareensis, the genomic window GCGATGTCGGGCGGTGCGGTTCCCAGCCAGAAGCAGAACCCCAGCACCACCGCTGACAGGGCGGCAACCAGCGTAACGACACGAAACACACGTCGCGGCCTGGTCGCTACCGCCAGAGTTTCCGGCAACGCGACTTCCGTCGGACGCTGCACGTGTGCCAGGCATTCTTCCAGCAGTGCTGAGACCTCACTGGCGCTGGCATAACGCTCAGCGGGCTCTTTTGACATGAGGCGACCGATGATCTGGCAGAGCCATTCCGGGATCTCGGGATTGATCTCGCGAATGGGACGCGGTTCTTCATCGGTAATCCGCCGCAACACGCCGTAACTGGTTTCCGAACGGAACGGCGCCCGACCGGTGCACAGCGTATAGAGCACGCTCCCCAGGCTGAAGAGGTCGCTGGCCTGATCGACGGCCTCCCCGCGTGCCTGTTCCGGCGACATGTATTGCGGCGTCCCCGCTATGATGCCGGTCCGCGTCAGGCTGGCGTCGTCGGCCGCGCGGGCGAGTCCAAAATCGGTCAGCTTCACACGTTCCACACCATCTGCCAGCAGAATGTTAGCCGGCTTGACATCGCGGTGCACCAGCCCCTGTGCATGTGCGGCTGCCAGTCCGTTGGCGGCCTGCATGCCGATCCGCAGGATTTCCACAAGTGCCAGGGGACCGGAATCGTCGATCCGGCGCTGCAGAGACTGTCCCCGCACGTAAGACATCACCAGGTAAGGCAATCCCTTCGTTTCCGCCACGCCATGTATTTCAATCACACTGTCATGCACGACAGCTGCCGCCGCTTGTGCCTCACGTGAGAAACGCTGGCGGGCTGCCCCGCTGCTGCCCAGATGCGGGGCCAGTATCTTGATGGCCACATATCGATTCAATGCAGGATCCAGGGCTTTCAGGACGATCCCCATCCCCCCGGCACCGATCACTCCCACCACTTCATAGGTGCCCAGGCGTCCCAGCATCCGCTCATCGTCTGACGGTGCCAGCAGATTTAATATCGAAGACTGCGAGAAAGACGCTGCCGGGCCTGTCGCTGTATCCCAGGCACTTTCTTCCGCCAGCGGTTCATCCAGTAACCGCGTCTCATCCTGTAACGATTCTCTGACTGAAGACCAGATCTCATCGCTGGCTGCTGCTGTTTCCAGTTGCGCACGACATTCACTGCAGTCATCCAGGTGCCGCTCAAAATCGGCCTGTTCACTGTCACTCAGTTTCTGTTGCAGAAACAGTTCAATCGAATCCGGGTTACACGCCGTTAGTTTATGATGCATTTTGTTACCTCCAGACAACTGATACACGTCGACTTGTATTTTCTGACAGTCGCCAGATCAGGAATCCTGTTCATACTGTTGTACCTTCTCCTGAATTCTGCGAATTACGCGGCTGCGGGCAGCATAGATCGCGCCCCGGCTTTTTCCGTACTCTCTGGCAACGTCTTCAATTTCATGTTCTTCGACAGCAGTCTGCCAGAACAGGTCCCAGGTCTCCTGTTGAAACTCCTGCCGCACCTGCCGGGCCGCCCAGCGGAAGACTTCACGCCGATACTCCAGGCGAAGCAGGCTCGAATCAGCGTCGTTCTGTGACGCCTGTTGATTCAGCAACTCCCGCAGTGCCGAATCACCTGATCCTCGATCCGGTTTGCCGCGGATGAGTGCATTCAGGATGGCGTTGTGTGCGACACGATGCAGCCAGGTTCGGAACTTCGCCCGCCCGTGATCGTGGGGCCGCTGTTCAACGGCTCTGGAAACCGCGACTAAAACCAGTTGGGCAACATCGTCGGCATCCGCCGCCTGCATCCCTTTTTGTCTGGCCAGCCGCAATATGACGGGCCGGTAGATTTCGACGAATTCATGCCAGGCCGCCTGATCCGCGGGATCGCGGACGCGGATCAGTAAACTGGCTCGTGTTTCGGGAATCGGGGTCATAATGCGGTACCTTCTTTACTACTTTATACACGGCACAAACCCGCATCTGACAGCCTGATCAGAAATCTGATAGAAAAAGCGCAAAGAAACCCGAAATCATGTTCTGACTGCACTTTACGGGCAATCCAAGTCGCGTCAGGAACGGGCGTTGTCTGAGACAGAATTCTCTGTCACCGGCGCGGAACAGCAGCAGGCTGCGTGCAGGATCATACGACCATAGCCATAGAGAATGGCCGTCCGAGTGAGTGCCGCAACGCCCCATAATGCCAGACGAAAGGGGAACAGCGCGGGCGAAGTAGACAGACTACGCTGGTCTGCATACCGGGCTGCGGAAGCGGATGTCAGTTTCAAAGCCCGGGTCGGTGAAGTGGAACACGTCATCAACCCCGGCAGTCCTGCGTCTGCATCCTGCCGATAGTCGATCACATCGTCAATCACCTGACAGAGCATGACGATGCGGAACAACAGTTCGAAATCTGCTGTCTGAAGCGTGGCTTCGATACCTTCCTCAACCGTCATTTCTTCCAGAGACGCTGCCGCCAGCATCCCCAGCGACAGCCGCACGACCACTTCCCGGTAGAGTTGTGCCTGAGAATGCCTCCGATCGTCACCTCCAGTCGCAGGACGTTGCTTTTCCAGCTCTCTTAAACGATTGAGGTATTCCCGTACGACAAGTTTGGAATCATGAGCTTTCAGTAGACGCCGCGTCATCTGATATTTCTCGAAGGAAAATTGTTTCCCGTCATAATAATCATTCGCATACGATCCGAAATCCAGCAGTGCCGCCAGCTCCCGGATCTTTTGCACAGAGAGTCGCCGCGAGGTCCGCAGGACGTGAACCGTATCGAAGGCCATCAGGCACAACACGCGCAGCGGAGTACCGGGGCGGGATGTGAAAAACAAGGGGATCCCCCGCAAAAAGCTGATCAGGGCAATCCGAATTGCTGCGAGTCGACCAGGCACAGATTCTGTTCTTTGAGAATGACGATCCAGCGTTCTCACCAGGGACATAGTTTCGCTCCTCATGCAGATCAGACGTAACAGAGCACCACTTCACGCGGACAGCGCCAGCCAATGGGCACCAGATCACTGACACCACGACTGACGACCAGACGCGTTTTACCAGCCTGGTGGCTCAGATAGTTGTACGGATAAAACACCGCTCCCGGAAACAGACGGTCGCGATATTCGAACGCCACAAACTGACAACCATGCAGGTGTCCGGCCAGGACGAGATCGTAGCCGGCGTGGCGCGACGTTTTCCAGATCCGCGGGTTGTGGGCACAGAGCACCCGCACGTCACCGGCAGTCTGCTGTATCGTCTCGGGTCCGCATACAGAGATCACACGTGAACCATGTTGAAGATCTACGCTGGCCTGGTGAATCCACGTGCCTCCCCCCTGCTCTATTGCAGCGGAGACCAGGCTGGTGCCGACCTGACTGTCGTGATTGCCTCCGACCGCCAGGACGGGCCCGTAGTTGGAAAGTTGTTCCACCAGCGAACGCAAGCGATCCAGTACCGAAAAATGATCAACCAGGTCGCCGCCGAGAAGAATTGCGTGCGGATCGCAACGACTTACGGCTGCGAGAATCTGTGATGTGATCTGGGAAGTTCTGCCTTTGCGCAGATGGATATCGCTCACATAGACCAGACGACAGGCTGCGGGAGAGGACGCAAGTCGTTCTTCTCGAATTTCGAGCGGAGCCTGGGAGCCTATTTCGAGTAGACCGGCGAGCAAATTCTCTTCTCCTGACGGGAGGGAGCTTCTCAATCAGCAAACTGAGATGGGAATCTATCTGAATTCAAAGTACCCCCGCTGATCGAGCAAGTCAAGTTTTGGAAGAACCCAGCAGCCGCTGCCCGATGACATAGCCGGTGAAGCTGGCCAGCAGCCCTGTGAGTTCGGGAGGAATCGACAACAGCGAAGCGATCAATGAATCCTGCTCAGAGTTGATTAGCGTTGCAGCGATCTGGTGGCCCGTCCAGAACAGTCCTCCGCAACCGATGGAAAGGAGTCCCGGTAATTCACCACGGGGCTTCAGGAAGACTCCCGCGACGAATGGAACCAGCAGCGCCACCAGTCCCACTGCCAGAGCACTTTCGAGCAGTTCCAGGATGGCTTCGGTGACCAGCGCCAGGGGCAGACTGGCCAGGGCGACAATTCCCACACTCAGGCGGCTGGTCAACAGACGCCGCTCGTCGAACCAGTGGAGGCGATGCAGCAGATTGTGCGAGAGTAACGCAGCGGGTGAGAGCATGGCACTGGTACAGGTGGAAACAACGATCGCCAGCAGTGTCACCACCAGCAGACAGATGCCGACGGGAGAGAGCAGATGCTCGGCCAGCGCCAAAATCACCTGCCCCTCGCTCCCCTGGGGCAGTTCATCCGGCCAGAGTTGACGCGAGGCCAGACCCAGCCCGACGGGCAACAGACCAAAAAGCAGATATACCACCCCTGCGAGAATACAGGCCCGGGAGGCAACCGCTCCACTGCGACTGGCAAAAATTCGCTGCATCAGATCCTGTCCGGGCAGGTTTCCCAGGATGCCGTTGATCCAGGTCGTCGACCAGCCGAGCAGAGCCAGCAGTCCTGCTTCGGGAAGCAGTGTGCGCAGCACAGGTGGGGTCTGCTGCCAGGTAGTTTGAATTCCTGCAGCCACCGAGCCGTCACCAGCCGCAGTCGCAAAATTGACTCCCAGAATAACCAGGCTGATCAAGACCACACAGATTTGTACGGTATCGGTCAAAGTCACCGACCACATACCGCCGATCATGGTCAGGAAGGTTACAAACAGTGACGAGATAAGAATCGCCGTAAAATGTTCAATGCCGAAGAAATGCTTCAGGATGGCAGCCAGTGCCAGGTACTGCGCCGCGATCCAGGGGAGATAACCGAGAGCCTGTACGATGCTGGAGACCAGTTCCGTTTTCGGACCATACTTCTGTGCGAACAGATCGCCCACGGTCAGGAGTTTCATCTCCCAGACCCGTTTCGCAAAAAAGAAGCCGGCGACAATCAGCGCCAGACCGGAGGCGAACGGATCAAGAATCGTCCCCTGGACTCCTTCCGCCCGGGCCGCTTCGCTGGCCCCCAGCACGGTAGCGGCCCCGAACCAGGTCGCCAGTAACGTTCCCCAGGCCAGCCAGAGCGGCAGCCGCCGTCCCGCCACGAGGTAATCTTCTTCCGTTTTCACCCTGCCGCCCGCATACATGCCGAGCCCGACCATCAACAGGACATAGAAAGCAAGCAGTATCCCCAGCCAGAATGTCATTTCTCGTGATTACCTTAGAGCTTCATGGCCCTGCCTGTGTGACAGTGGCCTCCCCTTCGCTGACAGCACTCCTCAACCGGAACACCGCATGATAGCGAGATCCAGTCTGTGGTGCGTACGTTGAGCTGTGGCAACATGGATTTTTCTGAAAAATCAGTCCGCCCGATTCGGGACGGATTCATTGCGGTCCGGTTATTCCTGGAAGACTCACTGATCCTGTTGCCCGGGAAATAGGTTTTTCTGGTATCGGAAGCGATCCTCGTTTAAAATCCGGTATTCTCTTCTTTCGAACACGGATTCTCAACAGCTTGGAAAATTCGCGTGCTGCCAGATCCATTTCACTCAGTGAGGGCTCCACATGGGTATTTGGGATTTTTTGACGAAACCGATCAAACTCACCTCTGCCGTCTTCTTCTGGCATGAACCGTTGTGTTACCGCCTCAGATTACGGGGAGACCTGCTGATTCGCTGTGGATTTGCCCTGGCGGTCTGGGCAGCCGCAACCGGAATTTTCAGCCTGCTGTTCGCGTTCAACGTCAACCCGCCGGGAATCTCACTGGCCATCATTGTGGGGGCCATCCTTGGTCTGGGTCCCGCCTGGCTGGCGATGTTTTTCCGTCGTGAGCATGTCTCCGGCTCGATCTGGATTTATGAAGATCATCTGCTCCGCCAGCGATCCTATGTTTCACTGGGATTTTTCCGATCCTGGCAGGAAGCCCAGGAATGGCCGAACGCAGCCATCTCACGCTGTATCATCATTCCCAGTCGGGCACTGGGGAGATCCTTCTCTGTGATGCTGTTAACCGTTGACTCCAGAGCAGAGATTGTCGGCATCCCTGATAAGATTTCGCTGAAGGAACTTGCCCGCCACTTTACCGAAGCAGGCATCACGGTTGAAAAACGCGATTCACTTCCTTCCCGCTATGCCGAAGGATTAAATCCGATCGTTGCTGCAGCAGTGGCTGTCGCCGGTATCGCTCTGCTCTCAGTCGGCCTGGGATTCTACTTCAACCGCGTTCCCAACCCGGGGAATCAGGTTGTGGTTCGCGAGCAGGTTCCCGACGTGCAACAGGATTTCCCCCAACCACAGAATCCTGCGGAAGTGGTTCCGAACCCGCTCATGCCGAAGAATCCACCGCCCGAAAAAGAGAATCCGCCTGCCCCCGCCCCGGGACTCCCGAATTCCGCCCCACCCAACATGATACCCAGGCAGCCCAATCTGCCTTCCAACCGGTTTCCGAATCGATTTCCCAACCGACCGGGCGGTCATCCTGGACGACCGAGCACTCCCAATGCACCTCCCAATACTTCCGCTACTACGCCCAACGGCAAAGCGGCCGGCAAGACCCACGATTCGAAACTCATCGGCAATCCCCAGGGGGGCGGAGTCTTCCGCACGGTAAACCTCAAAGGAAAAACGCTGCTGGGTTTTCGTTACACGATGGGCAGTTGGGCCGGTGAACCAGCGGTCCAGTTCCTGCATCCGATTTACGACCGACCTCCTGCCCCGGGCACAGGTACCGCGATCGTGGCGAAAGAAGGCTACGCGGTTGGCGGCTTGAAGATCGACGCCCCCAAATATGTCAGTGCCGTTCAAATCATTTTCCAGCGCATCAAACCGGATGGCCAGCTCGATCCCTCGGACGCTTACACCAGCGAATGGATCGGTAAGCCCTCCGGAAAAGAGACGCCGACAGTCGACGGAGCCGGCAAAAAAGCGATCGGCGTCTACGGTCGACGTGGTGCGATTATCGATGCTTTGGGGCTGGTGTTTGAGTGAGGGATATCGAAGGCTGGTTCGGAACTACACCATCCTTTCGCCCCGTTTTAAGCATAATCCCATCTTTGCTAAACAAAATCTCCTGCCAATGAGGTCTGCTCCAGTGTCGCTCTGAATTGTCAGACAAAAACCAAAAAGTCCAGTCACAAACCCGGAGAAACTCTCATGTTAAGATGCGTCGCTTCCATGGTGGTTTTCGCAATCCTTGGTTCCGTGGCCAGCATACAGGCGGATGATTTTCAACCACGTCCTCTGAAACCGGCAGAAGCAGAACTGGTGGATCTCGTCAAGAAGATGTATGCAGAATACGAAAGAATCTACACTCAGGCAGAGAAAATCAAAGACAAACAGGAGCGGGACAAGTACTTTGCCGACCATGATCCGTCGGCAAAATATGTCGCTCTGCTGACCGAATTTGAACGTACGCATCACGACACACACGCCGGTCTGATGGCAGTGCGGAAATTAATTCACCTCGGTAGTGGAGGCGGGGCATTCGATCATGCCCGCGATATCGGTCGGCGAACAATTTTGCCTGTTCTCCACGACTACGGTCAGGCCCGGGAATTCCCTGAAATCATTCGCTATCTTGACGGTGGCAACTTTGATCCGGAAATCGAAGTCACCTTGAGGAAGCTGAGCAAAGATCTCCAGGTAGCGGAAGAGAACCGCCTGTATGCCCGTTTTGTGTTAGCGCGGCTGTCTTTGAAATTTCGAAGAATGCAGCAGTACTGGGAAAGTCGTCTCAAGGAACTGCAGGAGGGCCAGGCGACATATTATCCCGGGGAAAAAGAATCTCTTTTGAACTGGCAGGCATTGGCCAAGTCAGAAAAAAAGCTGGACCAGCTCGAACGGGAAGCGCTGCAGACTCTCGAAACGCTCAGCACCACCAGTTCGAAGATGCGCCAGCCAGCAGTAACGCACATTGATGACGACTGGCACATCATCGTCTTCGATCCTGAACAGACAAAAACGAAGCCGACACTGAAAGCAATGGCGGCGGGCCTGCTGTTTAAGGAACGGCACTTACAGGAAGGCCAACCTGCACCGGACCTCAAGCTGAAACTCGTCTCTGGCAAGGACTGGTCCCTGGCTGAGCAGCGGGGCAAAGCCGTAATCATTCAGTTTTCCTTCAAAGGCTGTGGCCCCTGCGAAGCCATGTACCCCGACCTGCACGAACTCAAAGCCAAATACAAAGACAAACTGGTAATTCTCGGCATTATGGCAGATGAGGAACGCAAAGACACTCTGGATGCCGTCGCTTCAGGCAAACTGACATGGAATGTGCACTGGGATAATTATCGTGGTCCCATCGCCACCAAATGGGCGGTCAGAGGATTCCCTACCGTTTACATTATTGGCCCGGACGGCCGTATCGCGGCAAAACAACTGCGAGGTGAGAAACTAAAAGCAAAGATTGCGGAGCTGACGCGATGAAGTTTGAGAGCCCAAATGAGGTTTAAAAAAGATCTTGTCGTACTGTTCCTGATCATTAGTGCCTTAACGATTTGGTTCTTGCGTCCCTCTTCACCCTGGGCTGAGGTGACCAGTCCCTCTCCATTCCCTTCGGTCCCTCAAGAAACTCAGCCCGCTCTCGTCTGTTCCAGGCAGATACCTCCGTTAGCTGGATTCATCTCTCCCAAACCCGTTGTAGCCGCAGACCCGACTGGAAACGTCCTGATTGTTGCACATGGATTTACGAATGCCCCATTGGGCTCAGATATACTTGTCTGGCGTTCAAATGATCGAGGAGAAACCTGGACGCCGCCGGTCAATCTGACCCATCAGGCACAGGATGGAGAAATTTTCTTTGATCCCTGGCTGGAAACAGACCGCCGCGGTCACTACTACTTCATACATGTACTCCGCTCCGACGGACGGCCTTTCTTGAGGCGCTCCAAAGACAGTGGGCAAACCTGGTCCAGCGTACTTCCCATCGAATGGAAATCATGCGACCGGCCGGTGCTGTCTGTCAGCTCGAATGGTCGACGACTGGTTGTCGCTAGTTCCCTGGGAGAGATCGTCGATCATGGTCCCGCAGATCATACCCGAAACCAGTCAACGAATTTTCGTTTCTCCTCTGGAATTTTCAATTCGCAAGACTACGGTGACTCATGGAATAAAGTATCGTCTCCATTTGATGCAGAACATGCCATTCCTTTTTCGGTCGTCTGTAATGACGAGGATGCGATTGCAGTATCATGGATTGTGGCAGGGCATGGCTCCCGCAGCGTCGTCACTGTCACCACAAATTCAGGAAAAACATGGACGACGACGACACTTGTCGAGTCACTACAGCCTGATCGACAACATCCATTCAACGGAGAACGTTTTCCTGTCCTTGCTCTGGACGGGCAATCCGGACTGCACGTGGCCTATGTCACTGCAGGCGCAACCGTAGTCATGATCCGTCACACTCCTGACTGGAAGGACTGGAATGAAGCGAGAAGACTTTCCAGCGAAACAGCTGAGGAAGTCCGAATGGCCGCGATTGATGCGTGTGGCTCTATGGTTCATGTCACCTGGCTGGAACGGGTTGATACGAACTGGCATGCATACTATCGAGGTTCCAGGGATTTTGGTCAGACATGGTCACCTGCCCTTTGTCTGTCAGAGGCAATGGTCCTGGCTGACAACACGGTCGCGAACGGCTTTCAAATCACCAGCGACGATGATCAATCCAGTGTCCGCGATGATGGAACAGGGCGCGTTCACGCTGTCTGGTCGATCCAAGGGGGAAGAGTAATACACGCTATTATCGACTGGCTGCAAAAACCTTTGAGTACGGAAAAGTAGCTTAACAAAAAGGTATCCTCAGAAAGCATCTTTCAGAGAAATAGCCCCTGTTCCGACCGCCGCGGTGCGATTATCGATGCTTTGGGGCTGGTGTTTGAGTGATGATTTTTTCTTATCAGAAACCAGAGTTTTCCTCTATATACTGGCGCTAAGATCCAGACATCAGATAAGGTAAATGAGCTTATGTCTCCCGAATTATATCATGGCTGGTCGATCCGCTTCCAAAAAAACATCCATATGTATTGCCACAATCTGACAGTAGAAAAAGAGAATCGAAGCTACTCAATTCCCTGTGAAGATTCGCCGGTTTTCAAAGGCATCGTCATGTGGCCCTACGAACTCAATCTTGAATCGGACCTGCTCCAAGACCTTGTCACAGCATTATTAAAATGGGCCACATCTTTCAACCTGGAGTGCCTAATCTACACGTCAAAAACAAACTACATGACCAACGCCCAACAGTTCTGAACGAACCTGTAACTGACTGCAGTTGAGCAGTGCCTCAGTCGTTGAGTTCTTCTCCAGACTGATGCAGCAGGTATTTGAGCATGCCTTCTGCCAGCTCTCGATCCCAGCCTGCGGCATCCTGACTGAGTAAGTCCAGGTCGGTCAACTGTTCCAGAGCCCATTTGTGAGCCCGACTGGTTCTCATCCAGATCTGACAGATGGAACCATCGTCCCTGTGATAGCCGATGACTTTAAACCGTCCATTGCACATGTCATAGCTGAACAAGGGGGGCAAAACATAGATCTTCGTACCTGGAGAAAAATGGATTGTCCCCTGACAGACATAGTTGCCTTTGGCATCCAGTTTCGGGATATCCCGAATTACGCCGCTGATCGCCAGTGTATTATTGAAGGTGTTCATAGCAACTCATTTAACTCAGATGATCGTTCCCTGCCCCTGAGGAGTGACACATGTAATAACGATCCGGTTCAGAGTCTGTACCCTGTTTTCAGCTTTCGATTTCTACAATCGCATGCTGTTACTTATCGCCACGCAGTAGATCTCTCTTGACGGCTTTTCCCCGATGAAACAGAATTCCCGGGAGAATACAGACCGGTATCATCCAGGGAAACACAGAAGCTGCGTCTGGCTTTTGATCTCCCGTACTGATTGTGCTCTCATGCGGGTTGGATCATTATTTCCGACACCAGCCCAACTGTCAAAACGCTTAAGGACATCACCATGAAATGGATCACTGCCATTGCTGGATTTCTACTGCTCGCGGGATGTCAATCTGATGAACTGACAGCGCATACCGCTCCTGAAAAGCAGGCATCTACTGGCGTTCAGAAATATATCGTTCTTACCGTTCCTCCGGAACCGCTGCTCGACAAGATGGCGCTGCTCTATTCTCCAGAGGATGCCGCGTGGCCCCAACTTGTGGATGAGTTCGTCGAAAACGGACATCCGATCCTGCCTTACGCGATTCGTCAGCTACAGGAAGATGAAAAGATTTCGCCGGATGTAGCAAATCAGATTCTAGACCGCGTCAATCAATCCCCGACAGTTCCCGTCGATGCCCAGCGCATCATCACGCTGCTGGAGGTCGCCTGCTACGCTGATGTCATGTGTCATCGAGTCGAATACCCACTCCGGGTCGCGACGCTGGATTACGTCAAATCAAATCTCGATGCACCGGGTACCCCAAACGCATTAGCATGGATCCGCGAGTCGTACCAAAGCGGTCTCCCTCTGGATGTTCCCGATGATGAGACGGGTGAATTACGCGGGTTGCTCGTTAAATCGATGCGCGGCCGGCTCAACGCGTATGCGAACCAGGTGACAGACGCGACCAATGCAGAGCCAGGGAGCAAATAAAGTAATTTCAGGCACAATGCGGCACAGGTGGTCCTGCACCGCAAAGTGTCTGTACTGTCTGCATTAAGATTGACTCGTCAAACCAAACACGCGGTCCATGTTGGCCGAGATTTCTTTCAATCGCGTCAGATCGCCGCCACCGACTTCGGCTGCGGCCCAGCCGGCGTATTTGATTTCTGCCAGGGCCTTGCGGACATCGGCCCAGTCCAGGTCGCCTTCGCCGATCTTGGTGAATTTGCCCATTTCGCGTGAGAAGCCTTTCAGGTCCAACTTGATGATCCGTTTGTTGAGCTGACGGATCCAGTCGCCCATGCTGCCGTACTTCCAGTGGTTGCCGATATCGAACTGCATGCCGACCCAGGGGGAATCGAATTCGTCGATGTATTTCACGAACTTCTCGGCGGTCTGAGTGTGATCCCCTTCGTGATCGTAGCAGAACTGGTTCCAGACATTTTCGACGGCGATGGGAACGCCCAGTTCGGCCGCCAGCGGGATGGCCTGGGAGATATTGTCGATCGAGCGTTTCCAGATCTCTTCTTCAGGACCGTCACTCCCTTTACCCACCACCAGCAGAACGGTGTTT contains:
- a CDS encoding sialidase family protein — translated: MGSDILVWRSNDRGETWTPPVNLTHQAQDGEIFFDPWLETDRRGHYYFIHVLRSDGRPFLRRSKDSGQTWSSVLPIEWKSCDRPVLSVSSNGRRLVVASSLGEIVDHGPADHTRNQSTNFRFSSGIFNSQDYGDSWNKVSSPFDAEHAIPFSVVCNDEDAIAVSWIVAGHGSRSVVTVTTNSGKTWTTTTLVESLQPDRQHPFNGERFPVLALDGQSGLHVAYVTAGATVVMIRHTPDWKDWNEARRLSSETAEEVRMAAIDACGSMVHVTWLERVDTNWHAYYRGSRDFGQTWSPALCLSEAMVLADNTVANGFQITSDDDQSSVRDDGTGRVHAVWSIQGGRVIHAIIDWLQKPLSTEK
- a CDS encoding RNA polymerase sigma factor, producing the protein MTPIPETRASLLIRVRDPADQAAWHEFVEIYRPVILRLARQKGMQAADADDVAQLVLVAVSRAVEQRPHDHGRAKFRTWLHRVAHNAILNALIRGKPDRGSGDSALRELLNQQASQNDADSSLLRLEYRREVFRWAARQVRQEFQQETWDLFWQTAVEEHEIEDVAREYGKSRGAIYAARSRVIRRIQEKVQQYEQDS
- a CDS encoding metallophosphoesterase, whose translation is MLAGLLEIGSQAPLEIREERLASSPAACRLVYVSDIHLRKGRTSQITSQILAAVSRCDPHAILLGGDLVDHFSVLDRLRSLVEQLSNYGPVLAVGGNHDSQVGTSLVSAAIEQGGGTWIHQASVDLQHGSRVISVCGPETIQQTAGDVRVLCAHNPRIWKTSRHAGYDLVLAGHLHGCQFVAFEYRDRLFPGAVFYPYNYLSHQAGKTRLVVSRGVSDLVPIGWRCPREVVLCYV
- a CDS encoding sugar phosphate isomerase/epimerase family protein, which gives rise to MPSTDLLSRRQFVLLAAAAAASHPLLAQGAESQDGYLKGRLFKTLKIGMVRAGNSLEEKFALAKEAGFDGIELNTPGIDVKEVNAAIKATGLPVDGSVNAGHWNVRHTDPDPKVRAKALESLKEALRQTHAVGGNTVLLVVGKGSDGPEEEIWKRSIDNISQAIPLAAELGVPIAVENVWNQFCYDHEGDHTQTAEKFVKYIDEFDSPWVGMQFDIGNHWKYGSMGDWIRQLNKRIIKLDLKGFSREMGKFTKIGEGDLDWADVRKALAEIKYAGWAAAEVGGGDLTRLKEISANMDRVFGLTSQS
- a CDS encoding sodium:solute symporter family protein, which translates into the protein MTFWLGILLAFYVLLMVGLGMYAGGRVKTEEDYLVAGRRLPLWLAWGTLLATWFGAATVLGASEAARAEGVQGTILDPFASGLALIVAGFFFAKRVWEMKLLTVGDLFAQKYGPKTELVSSIVQALGYLPWIAAQYLALAAILKHFFGIEHFTAILISSLFVTFLTMIGGMWSVTLTDTVQICVVLISLVILGVNFATAAGDGSVAAGIQTTWQQTPPVLRTLLPEAGLLALLGWSTTWINGILGNLPGQDLMQRIFASRSGAVASRACILAGVVYLLFGLLPVGLGLASRQLWPDELPQGSEGQVILALAEHLLSPVGICLLVVTLLAIVVSTCTSAMLSPAALLSHNLLHRLHWFDERRLLTSRLSVGIVALASLPLALVTEAILELLESALAVGLVALLVPFVAGVFLKPRGELPGLLSIGCGGLFWTGHQIAATLINSEQDSLIASLLSIPPELTGLLASFTGYVIGQRLLGSSKT
- a CDS encoding TlpA family protein disulfide reductase yields the protein MLRCVASMVVFAILGSVASIQADDFQPRPLKPAEAELVDLVKKMYAEYERIYTQAEKIKDKQERDKYFADHDPSAKYVALLTEFERTHHDTHAGLMAVRKLIHLGSGGGAFDHARDIGRRTILPVLHDYGQAREFPEIIRYLDGGNFDPEIEVTLRKLSKDLQVAEENRLYARFVLARLSLKFRRMQQYWESRLKELQEGQATYYPGEKESLLNWQALAKSEKKLDQLEREALQTLETLSTTSSKMRQPAVTHIDDDWHIIVFDPEQTKTKPTLKAMAAGLLFKERHLQEGQPAPDLKLKLVSGKDWSLAEQRGKAVIIQFSFKGCGPCEAMYPDLHELKAKYKDKLVILGIMADEERKDTLDAVASGKLTWNVHWDNYRGPIATKWAVRGFPTVYIIGPDGRIAAKQLRGEKLKAKIAELTR